The genomic stretch AGTAGCTACTCAGCTATCATCAAATGGAAAGTGCCTGGTCACTTTTTCCCTTAGTTGATTCTCTACCATTCAAACtgatcataatcctgcatgtcttGGAGCAGTTCGTCACACATCATAATttcttttgcttttttttttcctaactAGCCAGATGACGGCTTCAGTTGTTTCCATGGCTACAGGATGTGTGCTTTTGTAAGAACGAATATTATTTACCGATGCTAGTTACAGTCACACTTCCTATGTCGAAAAAAAACTGCAAGTGAGCCCACAAAGATGCAAAAAGCGTAAAATAATTGAAATTCTTTTGTATATTTCGACCGTAAAAATGAAAACGTTGATTTGCTTAAAGAGATAGATAGGAACCTAAAAAAATAGCATATGGAAAAAGTGGAATAGCAGAAGTGGAGATGGAAGGAGAAAATTGAGGTTATTGGCTTCTGTTTGCTGTCGTAGAACCAGGCCAAGACAGTAATCAGAGGCTTAATCACAGTAGAAATCAGAGTCTCATGCTTCTATTGGAAAATTTCAAGTTTCGAGTATTTTAGTAGTCATTCGAGGGGAGGAAAAAGGCTCCAATAAGCATTTGCTTTACTATTGTAGTTTGAAACAATCAAGTGACTCCATACATCAGAGTAAAAACAATGAAATTCATTTCTTAAATCTGAATGTATGCCTATTTCAAATGACAAGAACTTCAAAGAGCCGGCTACTTCTAGCCTACATCACCCGCAATTAGAGTCAATTTTCTCAAATGTACTAGAGATGCAAGTGACCGAACAAACAAGATGAACCAAATAGGTCAAATTAGCAGGAAGAGACAAATGGATCAAACATAGAATGAAACATTTATACCATTCTCAGTCTAGTTTTATTCCATTTCACCATGCCAAATGTGCCATTTGTGAAATATTTTTCATTAGAGTTGTAGTGGGTATTCAAAAAATGACTAAAAACAATAATTAGAAGTAAGCTCTTAAAAGAGTGAAAGATCTAAATCAACAAATAACAAGTGAATAGATTTCTAATTCTAACAAGATACCTGGCTTTAAACAACTGCATAATGAAACACACACACGCACACAATGAAAATAAATACTACATTACCTATGCTCTTTTCAAAAGAAACAAGGACAGTTCAGTGCAAATTCTTGTTAATGTGGAGTTTCGATTATAATTTATTGTACACAGCATTATCCTATATTCAAGAAATTATTTCAATGATTTAAATTCCTAACCATTAGGTTACATGTTTTACCGTTTCCCTTTTATCTGTGCTCTTTTCAGATTTTTAATAATGGCAAGCCCAATAAAGTATTAAAGTGATTAGACATATCAAGCCTTTTGAACAATGAGAAAGGTTTTGATGAACTATGCTACTAAATTTTAGGCACCCTCAACAGAACACTAGTTGACCAAATTACATCCACTATTTACAAAAGTCTGCATAACCATTCTTCACGATCTAGATTTTCTAGCAGGTATCTTCATTGGCATCAAGAAAGTATCCAACATGGTAGAACTGATGAAGCAAATGGTAGGCCTGCCGACGAACTAATCTACATACAAGATATTATCATCTAAATCAACCACTcattaaaaggagttttaaaaaGTTCCGAGGCAGATTGCTCTGCGTAAATTCATCAATTTtccaaataagttttaaaaagattcaTGTAGAGGCCAAACATGCATGCACAATATCACAGGATTAAGATTAAAACACCTTTAAAGGGATCGATCAAGAAGAATCAAATATACTGATCTCCGGCCGTTTAATTCCTTTTGCATTTACAAAACAGAGCCATCCAAAAATACGCTTCTATGagcaaaacagaaaaaaaaaaaaaaaaaaaagaatgaaaggaagaaaattttccttttccaaaaaaaacaaaaaatacatTTCCATGTAGAATCAATCATCACTGTTAAGGGCACCTCACGTTCCTTCCTGGTCCTCCGTAGTAGAAATAATTCCCCCACACCCGGTTCACCCCTCCTTGTATACTGTAGCAGTTAGGGTGGTCAGCCAAGAGCCTGAGGTTGGCCAAGGGGATCAAGCTGTTGTCCCAGTCAACCAGTTGCAGGTTGCGGAAGTAAGCAGCTCTCCGGAAGCCTTCTTCCGCGAAATGGCCGCTGCCCATCTGCGTCGACGTGTGGAAACCGGACGACTGCGTGTTCACAATCTCTCCTCCAAACTGCACCATGTTTGCATGCTCCGCCAGGTGACTGAACAAGAACGTCGGCCAGTACCCCACCAGCAATCCTGGCCCAAATTCTAGCCACCAATGCCCGTGCTTTGGATCctgtaatatattttaattttttccccaTTAATTGTTCATTCAGTATTTgtaaactttaaatttaaaagcaAATTTATCCGGAAAAAGAACAGTTACCTTCCATACAAGAAGATCAATGTCAAATTGGCCAGCGTTTAAGGCTGACGTTGGTGAAATAGCTGCTCCAATGGCTATCTTACTGTTTGTCTGCACAAAGCCTGAGCACAAGAGATTGTAGCAGCCCGTCTCCTGATATGCATCGGTCTGCATAACAAAAGATCTCAGAAGTTGTAATTATATCCCACTGTGTCAAGAACTATGTTTGGTAGTAATTATTACTTACAGTCCAGTAAGTGAAAAATCTGGGTCTGCCATCTCCATATAGTTGAGGACTTACCTgagaattaattaaatacattaaAAATGAGAACATTAATCTATAAAATAATAGATAGCAAGTACAGGCAATggttgcatttttttttcttccaaaattTCCCAAAGCATCAGCTCACTGTCTTTTTCTGGGGTAATCATATCTAAGTTTGCTGTGTGTGTGTGTCAGTGCATGGAAATAtatagatttgttttcctttaaaCAAAGACGAGAACCAGATGATTAATAAATAATACATTGCTAACTGCTACGTAGATGAATGGAATCTATACTAATTAAGCCGGTGAAAAACTGATGAGGAATTGAGAGTTAAATACTTGTTTCTTTGGGAACGTTACCTGCCATCCAGCTTCAATGGTGTTCAGATCATTGCCAAACGAGCCAGAGATGACCCAGATCTGCGACAGGCTGAACTCGGAACCAATCGTCACTCTCGGTGCCCAGACACTGAGGCTAGCTTTTGCACCATAGTACTGATCTCCCATGGCGTAGCTAACAGCATGCTGCAAATTAATGAGCATGAGGTAGTAGTAATGGATGTTAACATCACTACGAGGTTGATGGAGATATGCCTCGAAGGGACATGGAGATACGTTAATTAGCTCAAGACAGAATAGAGCACTTTTGAGGCTCCATTTGGCGTGAAATGAATGTAAAAAATGCTATGATCTGGACTTCAATTAATACTTCTGTAGCTGCACATGATTTATCTCTGTTTTTTTTATATGTATAATCTATTTTCAGAAGCTTGGTTCAGTGTGACTAAAAATGGTTGCTTTAACTGAATGGAGCAGGATGAAGGAGAGGAACCTCATGGCCGCTGCTGGTTGAGTCCCGGCGCAGTCGTACACCCGCCGGCTTCCTTCCGAATAGCCGGAGTGAACTGGCTCTCTGAATATCTCCCGGCGTCGTCCTCCTTATCGGCACTGTGCCTTCAGGACATGACTCCCCTGAGATTGTCCATGCTTGCAGTTTCACATCATTTGCTGCACTactcctgttgtagcctcttggTCTCTCAGGAGGATCCTGAAATTAGTCATCAATATACCAAAAATCctagttttccttttcctttttttttttttaaggttgAAACAGAAACAAATAAACTTACCAGGGGCTTTTGTCCTCTGAGCTTGGGATGATCAAACGCCGGCTGGAGATGAGAAGGAACGCAGTCTATGACATCACCATCAGGACTCTGCATCCACCACGAAGAAACAAAATTAAGAGGAACACCGCAACATGTTCAGAGGAGAAGCAACAGGAACTGCCTTAATCATCTTCACAGCAGGCTTATTGACCCTCTTCAAATGCGCCGTAATCCACTGATTCCGCGTGCGGTTGACCGCCGGCACCGCCGCCGAGGGAACAGGACAGACAAATGCGAGGAGAAAACACCAAATGGTTATTAGGCTGCAACTAGAAGCCATGGCCGAGGATTTTGGAGCTGAGATCCTCCTCCTTCTAGAGATGTCTGTTTCTGGTGGCATCGGTGTGCTTGTCCTCTTCTTGTATCTTTCATTTGGCCCCTtcaataaaaaaattctccatcCCTTGGCTCTTTTCTAGTCACTCCCAGTTCCAAATAGCACTAGCTCAAAAGCCGAGAAGCCTAAAACAGTGAAACTAATACTTTCATCATGTTTGATGTCTCCTGGCTTCATATTGTATGGCGTCCCCCATTCTGCCTCCCCCGCATCGACTATGGATTGTATCTTTTCTTCTGACAAGAGAACTTTTTGAGCACGAGATAGCTGTTAAGAAACCAATCAACGATGCACATTAAGATGAAAGAAGAAAGATTTCAGGCTTTGTCAATAAGCATGCACCTTttacttttcttctcttcttttgatTTGTAATTGTCGAATGCAATAATAGGGCCATGGCATTGTGGTTCCCGTCGAATGCATCTAGACTTTCTTTCCCGTCTCCCTAGATGTTCTTTGGCCTCTGAAAcaattttaatgtgtttttgtaATAACCAACTGTAGTCACTGAGCTGCCCTTCGTACCGCACTAAACAAAACAGTCTCAGAGAACCAGTGACCTGACATTTTGACTGTAAGATCATGGGCACGTTAGCAGCTGATGCACCAAATCAAAATGTTAGACCGGAGTCAAACCAGCTGGTTTCAAGTTCCATCAGTATTTCATAATTACCTAGAGAGTTGAATTGTTGCCTTGTAATTAATTCAATGAAACCCATGGGTGAGGAATTGCCCTTTGCGAGATCAAACACACTGACTGTTAGTTTGGTGCAGTGCGTGCAAGCGGCAACGTATGGGTCCCTCCCCTTCCCTCCCCTTCCCTTCCCTCTGCCATGCAACCATGTCTCCCACCTCTCTACCTGTTCCTCCACGACACACCCTTTGTTAATTAAACAAGCATTTATTCACACAGATGGGCCCAAAACTCCACTCATTTATGATCAATCAAAAGTTTGAATCGATTAAGATATCTCCTCCCTCGAGGCAGTGCTGTCCAGCAATAGATTCTATATGTTTgagtattttttccttttttaagaAGAACTCCACTCGTTGTAAAGAAGCAAAGAGAGGCATGGGAAATTAATATACTGTTCAGGTTTCAGCATGTGTTATTATACAGTTTCATAAATGAGGTTTCAGTCTCTTGCCTCCTGTCTTCTTTGGGTTGGGTTAGTTTCTCCATTTACCAATACAGTAGCAGTTGATGAGAAAGATTCTGATTTGATGAAGTATGAGCCAAAtcgataatatatatatttattgatGGTGTGCATATACATATATAGTATTTTAGTCAACTGAATGTTTACTGAAGACAAATAATTCCCCGCTAATTATGGTAATTAATCAGTACTGAGATGGAGTTGGTGATAGTACGATAATGATGCTGTGCACATGggatttttttatttcttaatctTAATTGAATGCATCTAAGCAAAAGTTAATATCCCTTATCCAGTATCAGCTCCATGATAAGATATAGACAAATAAATCACGGAGGACATTTTACCTTAGTATAATAATTCTTTGTACGAGGGAGGTCAAACATCCAATGAGATATAATTGATCTCAAGatctattaaaataaatattcatgTAGATACTAATCCATAGAGATAATCTTAATGTATCCTAAACTACATAATCCGTGGGATCATTGATCTTTTATCTTATCTTGAGGATGTACAAAGTGTATGCTAAACTACATAAACAAACAAGAAAATCAATGCGGATCCGGATTAGTTCAAGAGTAATTCAAACCCAATAGGATCAGCATTTTCAGCTCCAGGACTTGATCAACGCATTCGGATTGAGTCAGCCGACTTATAGTTGAACTCGGATTGAGTCAGCCAACTCATAGCCAAGCTCAAACGCGACAACACTTACAATGGCAACAATGGCATGAAGGATAGGTACAATAGTCTCAGTTCTAGAAAGGTCACACCGTACCTTGAAGAGGAAAGAGATATAACCTTTGGGAATCCAGTGATGACAAATAATTTCCCGCTAATTATGGTAATTAATCACTGACATGGAGTTGGTGATCGTACGATAATGATAATGATGTTGTGCACATGGGATTATTGGATTTCTCAATCTTAATTGTACGCGAATGAAGTATGAGATCATTGATCTTTTATCTTGAGGATGTAAAGTGTATTCTAAActacaaaacaaacaagcaatTCCATGATGTGGCGGAGACC from Zingiber officinale cultivar Zhangliang chromosome 5B, Zo_v1.1, whole genome shotgun sequence encodes the following:
- the LOC121985761 gene encoding uncharacterized protein LOC121985761, with product MPPETDISRRRRISAPKSSAMASSCSLITIWCFLLAFVCPVPSAAVPAVNRTRNQWITAHLKRVNKPAVKMIKSPDGDVIDCVPSHLQPAFDHPKLRGQKPLDPPERPRGYNRSSAANDVKLQAWTISGESCPEGTVPIRRTTPGDIQRASSLRLFGRKPAGVRLRRDSTSSGHEHAVSYAMGDQYYGAKASLSVWAPRVTIGSEFSLSQIWVISGSFGNDLNTIEAGWQVSPQLYGDGRPRFFTYWTTDAYQETGCYNLLCSGFVQTNSKIAIGAAISPTSALNAGQFDIDLLVWKDPKHGHWWLEFGPGLLVGYWPTFLFSHLAEHANMVQFGGEIVNTQSSGFHTSTQMGSGHFAEEGFRRAAYFRNLQLVDWDNSLIPLANLRLLADHPNCYSIQGGVNRVWGNYFYYGGPGRNVRCP